The following are encoded in a window of Neomicrococcus lactis genomic DNA:
- a CDS encoding response regulator transcription factor — protein sequence MTTSRFSPADLPRLQHPDGSPIKALVVDDEPTLAELVTMGLRMLHWEVLTAHDGPKAVQIARAEMPDVLILDWMLPGYDGPEVLEKIRLFLPDVPVMFLTAKDTVDDRIEGLAKGGDDYVTKPFSLEEVLIRLHRLVSRSGAATADSAEMVVGDLVMNTDSREVRRNGEEITLTATEFDLLRYLMENPRRVLSKTQILNAVWNYDFGGQANIVELYISYLRKKIDAGHEAMIHTVRGAGYVLKPAS from the coding sequence ATGACCACTTCCCGCTTTTCTCCGGCTGACCTCCCTCGGCTTCAGCACCCTGACGGCTCGCCTATTAAGGCGCTGGTAGTGGATGACGAACCCACGCTCGCAGAGCTGGTCACGATGGGCCTGCGCATGCTGCACTGGGAAGTTTTGACGGCGCATGACGGCCCGAAGGCCGTTCAAATAGCGCGCGCCGAAATGCCTGACGTCCTGATCCTGGACTGGATGCTTCCCGGCTACGACGGCCCCGAGGTCCTCGAAAAGATCCGCCTCTTCTTGCCGGACGTTCCGGTCATGTTCTTGACGGCGAAGGACACTGTGGATGACCGCATCGAGGGTCTCGCGAAGGGCGGCGACGACTACGTCACGAAGCCGTTCAGCCTCGAGGAAGTCCTGATTCGTTTGCACCGTTTGGTGTCGCGCAGTGGCGCGGCGACCGCGGATTCCGCCGAAATGGTGGTGGGCGACCTGGTCATGAACACGGATTCGCGCGAAGTCCGCCGCAACGGCGAGGAAATTACCTTGACGGCAACGGAGTTCGATTTGTTGCGCTATCTCATGGAGAACCCGCGGCGCGTACTGTCCAAGACGCAGATTCTCAATGCTGTGTGGAACTACGATTTCGGCGGCCAGGCCAACATCGTGGAGCTTTATATTTCCTACCTGCGCAAGAAGATCGATGCCGGGCATGAGGCCATGATTCACACCGTGCGCGGCGCCGGTTACGTCCTCAAGCCGGCCTCCTAG